In Callospermophilus lateralis isolate mCalLat2 chromosome 19, mCalLat2.hap1, whole genome shotgun sequence, the following are encoded in one genomic region:
- the Tbl3 gene encoding transducin beta-like protein 3 isoform X2, giving the protein MAEAASGVSRFKANYAIERKMEPFYKGGKVQLDQPGQHLFCICGTRVNILDVASGAVLRSLEQEDQEDITAFDLSPDDEVLVTASRALLLAQWAWREGSITRLWKAVHTAPVATMAFDPTSTLLATGGCDGAVRVWDVVRHYGTHHLRGSPGVVHLVAFHPDPTRLLLFSSAADAAIRVWSLQDRSCLAVLTAHYSAVTSLTFSADGHTMLSSGRDKICILWDLHSCKATRTVPVFESVEAAVLLPEEPVPTLGMKNSGLHFLTAGDQGTLRVWEASSGQCVYTQPQLPGPGQELTHCALARTAGLLLSVTADHNLLLYEAQSLQLQKQFAGYSEEVLDVRFLGPKDSHIVVASNSPCLKVFELQTSACQILHGHTDIVLALDVFRKGWLFASCAKDQSVRVWRMNKAGQVACVAQGSGHTHSVGTICCSRLKESFLVTGSQDCTVKLWPLPEALLSKSIAPDGSSILLQAQATQRCHDKDINSVAVAPNDKLLATGSQDRTAKLWALPQCQLLGVFSGHRRGLWCVQFSPMDQVLATASADGTIKLWALQDFSCLKTFEGHDASVLKVAFVSRGTQLLSSGSDGLVKLWTIKNNECVQTLDAHEDKVWGLHCSQLDDRALTGASDSCVILWKDVTEAQQAEEQAKREEHVVKQQELDNLLHEKRYLRALGLAISLDRPHTVLTVIQAIRRDPEACEKLEATMLRLRRDQKEALLRFCVTWNTNSRHCHEAQAVLGMLLQHEPPEELLSYQGVRAALEALLPYTERHFQRLSRTLQAATFLDFLWHNMKLSPLSATPTAL; this is encoded by the exons ATGGCTGAGGCCGCGTCCGGAGTGAGCCGCTTCAAGGCGAA CTATGCTATTGAGCGCAAGATGGAACCTTTCTACAAGGGCGGGAAAGTACAG CTGGACCAGCCTGGCCAGCACCTCTTCTGCATCTGTGGTACCAGAGTCAACATCCTGGATGTGGCCTCAGGGGCTGTACTAAGGAGCCTGGAGCAG GAGGACCAAGAAGACATCACTGCCTTTGATCTCAGCCCGGATGATGAG GTGCTGGTGACAGCCAGCCGGGCACTGCTGCTGGCTCAGTGGGCCTGGCGAGAGGGCAGCATTACCCGCCTATGGAAGGCAGTACACACTGCTCCTGTGGCAACCATGGCCTTTGATCCCACCTCCACACTGCTAGCCACAG GTGGTTGCGATGGGGCTGTGCGTGTCTGGGATGTCGTACGGCACTATGGGACACACCACCTTCGGGGCTCTCCTGGAGTTGTGCA tttGGTGGCCTTCCACCCGGATCCCACTCGCCTGCTGCTCTTCTCCTCAGCCGCAGACGCTGCCATCCGCGTGTGGTCACTGCAGGACCGCTCGTGCCTGGCTGTGCTAACTGCCCACTACAGTGCTGTCACCTCACTGACCTTTAGTGCTGATGGCCATACCATGCTCAG CTCTGGACGTGACAAGATCTGCATTCTCTGGGACCTTCACAGCTGCAAGGCCACAAGGACTGTGCCAGTGTTTGAG AGTGTGGAGGCTGCTGTGCTGTTGCCTGAGGAGCCAGTTCCTACACTGGGTATGAAGAATTCAGGCCTGCATTTCCTGACTGCTGGTGACCAAG GCACACTGCGCGTGTGGGAGGCCTCTTCTGGGCAGTGTGTATACACCCAACCACAGCTGCCAGGCCCTGGGCAGGAACTGACCCACTGTGCCCTGGCCCGCACTGCTGGTCTACTCCTCAGTGTCACTGCCGACCACAACCTACTACTCTATGAGGCACAGTCCCTGCAGCTGCAGAAGCAG TTTGCTGGCTATAGCGAGGAGGTATTGGATGTCCGGTTCCTTGGGCCCAAGGACTCCCACATTGTTGTAGCTTCCAATAGCCCTTGCCTAAAAGTATTTGAGCTGCAGACATCAGCCTGCCAGATCCTCCATGGCCACACAG ACATTGTCCTGGCCCTGGATGTTTTCCGGAAGGGGTGGCTCTTTGCCAGCTGTGCCAAG GATCAAAGTGTCCGAGTCTGGAGGATGAACAAAGCTGGCCAGGTGGCCTGTGTGGCCCAGGGCTCTGGGCACACACACAGTGTGGGCACCATCTGCTGCTCCAG GCTGAAGGAATCCTTCCTAGTGACAGGCAGCCAGGACTGTACTGTGAAGTTATGGCCCCTCCCAGAAGCTCTGCTATCCAAGAGCATTGCCCCAGATGGTAGCTCCATCCTCCTGCAGGCCCAGGCCACCCAACGCTGCCATGACAAG GACATCAACAGCGTGGCTGTCGCCCCCAATGACAAGCTGCTGGCCACAGGCTCTCAGGACCGCACAGCCAAGCTGTGGGCTCTGCCACAGTGCCAGCTACTGGGTGTATTCTCTGGCCACCGGCGTGGCCTCTGGTGTGTCCAGTTCTCACCCATGGACCAGGTGCTAGCCACAGCCTCAGCTGATGGCACCATCAAGCTCTGGGCATTGCAGGATTTTAGCTGTCTCAAG ACATTTGAGGGGCATGATGCTTCAGTACTGAAGGTAGCCTTTGTGAGCCGAGGCACACAGCTGCTATCTAG TGGTTCTGACGGGCTTGTGAAGCTTTGGACTATCAAGAATAACGAGTGTGTGCAGACACTGGATGCCCATGAAGACAAGGTTTGGGGGTTGCACTGCAGCCAGCTGGATGACCGCGCCCTCACTGGGGCCAGCGACTCCTGTGTCATTCTGTGGAAG GATGTGACTGAGGCACAACAGGCGGAAGAGCAAGCCAAGCGGGAGGAACACGTGGTTAA GCAGCAAGAGCTGGACAACCTGCTCCATGAGAAGCGGTATCTGCGGGCTCTAGGCCTGGCCATCTCCCTGGATCGGCCCCATACTGTGCTAACTGTTATCCAGG CCATCCGCAGAGACCCTGAGGCCTGTGAGAAGTTGGAAGCCACCATGCTGAGATTGAGGCGAGACCAGAAAG AGGCCCTGCTGCGCTTCTGTGTCACCTGGAACACCAACTCCCGGCACTGCCATGAAGCCCAGGCTGTGTTGGGTATGCTACTGCAACACGAACCCCCTGAAGAGCTGCTGTCCTACCAGGGCGTACGTGCTGCACTGGAGGCCCTACTGCCCTACACTG AACGGCACTTTCAGAGGCTTAGCCGGACTCTGCAGGCAGCCACCTTCTTGGACTTCCTATGGCACAACATGAAGCTATCCCCTCTCTCTGCTACCCCCACAGCCCTCTGA
- the Tbl3 gene encoding transducin beta-like protein 3 isoform X3 yields the protein MGKGGRPGAASVGYAIERKMEPFYKGGKVQLDQPGQHLFCICGTRVNILDVASGAVLRSLEQEDQEDITAFDLSPDDEVLVTASRALLLAQWAWREGSITRLWKAVHTAPVATMAFDPTSTLLATGGCDGAVRVWDVVRHYGTHHLRGSPGVVHLVAFHPDPTRLLLFSSAADAAIRVWSLQDRSCLAVLTAHYSAVTSLTFSADGHTMLSSGRDKICILWDLHSCKATRTVPVFESVEAAVLLPEEPVPTLGMKNSGLHFLTAGDQGTLRVWEASSGQCVYTQPQLPGPGQELTHCALARTAGLLLSVTADHNLLLYEAQSLQLQKQFAGYSEEVLDVRFLGPKDSHIVVASNSPCLKVFELQTSACQILHGHTDIVLALDVFRKGWLFASCAKDQSVRVWRMNKAGQVACVAQGSGHTHSVGTICCSRLKESFLVTGSQDCTVKLWPLPEALLSKSIAPDGSSILLQAQATQRCHDKDINSVAVAPNDKLLATGSQDRTAKLWALPQCQLLGVFSGHRRGLWCVQFSPMDQVLATASADGTIKLWALQDFSCLKTFEGHDASVLKVAFVSRGTQLLSSGSDGLVKLWTIKNNECVQTLDAHEDKVWGLHCSQLDDRALTGASDSCVILWKDVTEAQQAEEQAKREEHVVKQQELDNLLHEKRYLRALGLAISLDRPHTVLTVIQAIRRDPEACEKLEATMLRLRRDQKEALLRFCVTWNTNSRHCHEAQAVLGMLLQHEPPEELLSYQGVRAALEALLPYTERHFQRLSRTLQAATFLDFLWHNMKLSPLSATPTAL from the exons ATGGGGAAGGGCGGCAGACCCGGCGCAGCGAGCGTCGG CTATGCTATTGAGCGCAAGATGGAACCTTTCTACAAGGGCGGGAAAGTACAG CTGGACCAGCCTGGCCAGCACCTCTTCTGCATCTGTGGTACCAGAGTCAACATCCTGGATGTGGCCTCAGGGGCTGTACTAAGGAGCCTGGAGCAG GAGGACCAAGAAGACATCACTGCCTTTGATCTCAGCCCGGATGATGAG GTGCTGGTGACAGCCAGCCGGGCACTGCTGCTGGCTCAGTGGGCCTGGCGAGAGGGCAGCATTACCCGCCTATGGAAGGCAGTACACACTGCTCCTGTGGCAACCATGGCCTTTGATCCCACCTCCACACTGCTAGCCACAG GTGGTTGCGATGGGGCTGTGCGTGTCTGGGATGTCGTACGGCACTATGGGACACACCACCTTCGGGGCTCTCCTGGAGTTGTGCA tttGGTGGCCTTCCACCCGGATCCCACTCGCCTGCTGCTCTTCTCCTCAGCCGCAGACGCTGCCATCCGCGTGTGGTCACTGCAGGACCGCTCGTGCCTGGCTGTGCTAACTGCCCACTACAGTGCTGTCACCTCACTGACCTTTAGTGCTGATGGCCATACCATGCTCAG CTCTGGACGTGACAAGATCTGCATTCTCTGGGACCTTCACAGCTGCAAGGCCACAAGGACTGTGCCAGTGTTTGAG AGTGTGGAGGCTGCTGTGCTGTTGCCTGAGGAGCCAGTTCCTACACTGGGTATGAAGAATTCAGGCCTGCATTTCCTGACTGCTGGTGACCAAG GCACACTGCGCGTGTGGGAGGCCTCTTCTGGGCAGTGTGTATACACCCAACCACAGCTGCCAGGCCCTGGGCAGGAACTGACCCACTGTGCCCTGGCCCGCACTGCTGGTCTACTCCTCAGTGTCACTGCCGACCACAACCTACTACTCTATGAGGCACAGTCCCTGCAGCTGCAGAAGCAG TTTGCTGGCTATAGCGAGGAGGTATTGGATGTCCGGTTCCTTGGGCCCAAGGACTCCCACATTGTTGTAGCTTCCAATAGCCCTTGCCTAAAAGTATTTGAGCTGCAGACATCAGCCTGCCAGATCCTCCATGGCCACACAG ACATTGTCCTGGCCCTGGATGTTTTCCGGAAGGGGTGGCTCTTTGCCAGCTGTGCCAAG GATCAAAGTGTCCGAGTCTGGAGGATGAACAAAGCTGGCCAGGTGGCCTGTGTGGCCCAGGGCTCTGGGCACACACACAGTGTGGGCACCATCTGCTGCTCCAG GCTGAAGGAATCCTTCCTAGTGACAGGCAGCCAGGACTGTACTGTGAAGTTATGGCCCCTCCCAGAAGCTCTGCTATCCAAGAGCATTGCCCCAGATGGTAGCTCCATCCTCCTGCAGGCCCAGGCCACCCAACGCTGCCATGACAAG GACATCAACAGCGTGGCTGTCGCCCCCAATGACAAGCTGCTGGCCACAGGCTCTCAGGACCGCACAGCCAAGCTGTGGGCTCTGCCACAGTGCCAGCTACTGGGTGTATTCTCTGGCCACCGGCGTGGCCTCTGGTGTGTCCAGTTCTCACCCATGGACCAGGTGCTAGCCACAGCCTCAGCTGATGGCACCATCAAGCTCTGGGCATTGCAGGATTTTAGCTGTCTCAAG ACATTTGAGGGGCATGATGCTTCAGTACTGAAGGTAGCCTTTGTGAGCCGAGGCACACAGCTGCTATCTAG TGGTTCTGACGGGCTTGTGAAGCTTTGGACTATCAAGAATAACGAGTGTGTGCAGACACTGGATGCCCATGAAGACAAGGTTTGGGGGTTGCACTGCAGCCAGCTGGATGACCGCGCCCTCACTGGGGCCAGCGACTCCTGTGTCATTCTGTGGAAG GATGTGACTGAGGCACAACAGGCGGAAGAGCAAGCCAAGCGGGAGGAACACGTGGTTAA GCAGCAAGAGCTGGACAACCTGCTCCATGAGAAGCGGTATCTGCGGGCTCTAGGCCTGGCCATCTCCCTGGATCGGCCCCATACTGTGCTAACTGTTATCCAGG CCATCCGCAGAGACCCTGAGGCCTGTGAGAAGTTGGAAGCCACCATGCTGAGATTGAGGCGAGACCAGAAAG AGGCCCTGCTGCGCTTCTGTGTCACCTGGAACACCAACTCCCGGCACTGCCATGAAGCCCAGGCTGTGTTGGGTATGCTACTGCAACACGAACCCCCTGAAGAGCTGCTGTCCTACCAGGGCGTACGTGCTGCACTGGAGGCCCTACTGCCCTACACTG AACGGCACTTTCAGAGGCTTAGCCGGACTCTGCAGGCAGCCACCTTCTTGGACTTCCTATGGCACAACATGAAGCTATCCCCTCTCTCTGCTACCCCCACAGCCCTCTGA
- the Tbl3 gene encoding transducin beta-like protein 3 isoform X1 — translation MGKGGRPGAASVGYLKRSQFQGRGVGTRRPAGKGQAERLSAQGRVVTEDGNHLWSGFSPEPEDRSYAIERKMEPFYKGGKVQLDQPGQHLFCICGTRVNILDVASGAVLRSLEQEDQEDITAFDLSPDDEVLVTASRALLLAQWAWREGSITRLWKAVHTAPVATMAFDPTSTLLATGGCDGAVRVWDVVRHYGTHHLRGSPGVVHLVAFHPDPTRLLLFSSAADAAIRVWSLQDRSCLAVLTAHYSAVTSLTFSADGHTMLSSGRDKICILWDLHSCKATRTVPVFESVEAAVLLPEEPVPTLGMKNSGLHFLTAGDQGTLRVWEASSGQCVYTQPQLPGPGQELTHCALARTAGLLLSVTADHNLLLYEAQSLQLQKQFAGYSEEVLDVRFLGPKDSHIVVASNSPCLKVFELQTSACQILHGHTDIVLALDVFRKGWLFASCAKDQSVRVWRMNKAGQVACVAQGSGHTHSVGTICCSRLKESFLVTGSQDCTVKLWPLPEALLSKSIAPDGSSILLQAQATQRCHDKDINSVAVAPNDKLLATGSQDRTAKLWALPQCQLLGVFSGHRRGLWCVQFSPMDQVLATASADGTIKLWALQDFSCLKTFEGHDASVLKVAFVSRGTQLLSSGSDGLVKLWTIKNNECVQTLDAHEDKVWGLHCSQLDDRALTGASDSCVILWKDVTEAQQAEEQAKREEHVVKQQELDNLLHEKRYLRALGLAISLDRPHTVLTVIQAIRRDPEACEKLEATMLRLRRDQKEALLRFCVTWNTNSRHCHEAQAVLGMLLQHEPPEELLSYQGVRAALEALLPYTERHFQRLSRTLQAATFLDFLWHNMKLSPLSATPTAL, via the exons ATGGGGAAGGGCGGCAGACCCGGCGCAGCGAGCGTCGGGTATCTAAAGAGGAGCCAGTTTCAGGGGCGTGGAGTGGGGACGAGGCGCCCCGCGGGGAAGGGGCAAGCTGAGCGCCTGTCGGCGCAGGGCCGAGTGGTCACGGAAGACGGGAACCACCTGTGGTCCGGCTTCTCCCCGGAGCCGGAAGACAGGAG CTATGCTATTGAGCGCAAGATGGAACCTTTCTACAAGGGCGGGAAAGTACAG CTGGACCAGCCTGGCCAGCACCTCTTCTGCATCTGTGGTACCAGAGTCAACATCCTGGATGTGGCCTCAGGGGCTGTACTAAGGAGCCTGGAGCAG GAGGACCAAGAAGACATCACTGCCTTTGATCTCAGCCCGGATGATGAG GTGCTGGTGACAGCCAGCCGGGCACTGCTGCTGGCTCAGTGGGCCTGGCGAGAGGGCAGCATTACCCGCCTATGGAAGGCAGTACACACTGCTCCTGTGGCAACCATGGCCTTTGATCCCACCTCCACACTGCTAGCCACAG GTGGTTGCGATGGGGCTGTGCGTGTCTGGGATGTCGTACGGCACTATGGGACACACCACCTTCGGGGCTCTCCTGGAGTTGTGCA tttGGTGGCCTTCCACCCGGATCCCACTCGCCTGCTGCTCTTCTCCTCAGCCGCAGACGCTGCCATCCGCGTGTGGTCACTGCAGGACCGCTCGTGCCTGGCTGTGCTAACTGCCCACTACAGTGCTGTCACCTCACTGACCTTTAGTGCTGATGGCCATACCATGCTCAG CTCTGGACGTGACAAGATCTGCATTCTCTGGGACCTTCACAGCTGCAAGGCCACAAGGACTGTGCCAGTGTTTGAG AGTGTGGAGGCTGCTGTGCTGTTGCCTGAGGAGCCAGTTCCTACACTGGGTATGAAGAATTCAGGCCTGCATTTCCTGACTGCTGGTGACCAAG GCACACTGCGCGTGTGGGAGGCCTCTTCTGGGCAGTGTGTATACACCCAACCACAGCTGCCAGGCCCTGGGCAGGAACTGACCCACTGTGCCCTGGCCCGCACTGCTGGTCTACTCCTCAGTGTCACTGCCGACCACAACCTACTACTCTATGAGGCACAGTCCCTGCAGCTGCAGAAGCAG TTTGCTGGCTATAGCGAGGAGGTATTGGATGTCCGGTTCCTTGGGCCCAAGGACTCCCACATTGTTGTAGCTTCCAATAGCCCTTGCCTAAAAGTATTTGAGCTGCAGACATCAGCCTGCCAGATCCTCCATGGCCACACAG ACATTGTCCTGGCCCTGGATGTTTTCCGGAAGGGGTGGCTCTTTGCCAGCTGTGCCAAG GATCAAAGTGTCCGAGTCTGGAGGATGAACAAAGCTGGCCAGGTGGCCTGTGTGGCCCAGGGCTCTGGGCACACACACAGTGTGGGCACCATCTGCTGCTCCAG GCTGAAGGAATCCTTCCTAGTGACAGGCAGCCAGGACTGTACTGTGAAGTTATGGCCCCTCCCAGAAGCTCTGCTATCCAAGAGCATTGCCCCAGATGGTAGCTCCATCCTCCTGCAGGCCCAGGCCACCCAACGCTGCCATGACAAG GACATCAACAGCGTGGCTGTCGCCCCCAATGACAAGCTGCTGGCCACAGGCTCTCAGGACCGCACAGCCAAGCTGTGGGCTCTGCCACAGTGCCAGCTACTGGGTGTATTCTCTGGCCACCGGCGTGGCCTCTGGTGTGTCCAGTTCTCACCCATGGACCAGGTGCTAGCCACAGCCTCAGCTGATGGCACCATCAAGCTCTGGGCATTGCAGGATTTTAGCTGTCTCAAG ACATTTGAGGGGCATGATGCTTCAGTACTGAAGGTAGCCTTTGTGAGCCGAGGCACACAGCTGCTATCTAG TGGTTCTGACGGGCTTGTGAAGCTTTGGACTATCAAGAATAACGAGTGTGTGCAGACACTGGATGCCCATGAAGACAAGGTTTGGGGGTTGCACTGCAGCCAGCTGGATGACCGCGCCCTCACTGGGGCCAGCGACTCCTGTGTCATTCTGTGGAAG GATGTGACTGAGGCACAACAGGCGGAAGAGCAAGCCAAGCGGGAGGAACACGTGGTTAA GCAGCAAGAGCTGGACAACCTGCTCCATGAGAAGCGGTATCTGCGGGCTCTAGGCCTGGCCATCTCCCTGGATCGGCCCCATACTGTGCTAACTGTTATCCAGG CCATCCGCAGAGACCCTGAGGCCTGTGAGAAGTTGGAAGCCACCATGCTGAGATTGAGGCGAGACCAGAAAG AGGCCCTGCTGCGCTTCTGTGTCACCTGGAACACCAACTCCCGGCACTGCCATGAAGCCCAGGCTGTGTTGGGTATGCTACTGCAACACGAACCCCCTGAAGAGCTGCTGTCCTACCAGGGCGTACGTGCTGCACTGGAGGCCCTACTGCCCTACACTG AACGGCACTTTCAGAGGCTTAGCCGGACTCTGCAGGCAGCCACCTTCTTGGACTTCCTATGGCACAACATGAAGCTATCCCCTCTCTCTGCTACCCCCACAGCCCTCTGA
- the Tbl3 gene encoding transducin beta-like protein 3 isoform X4 yields the protein MGLCVSGMSYGTMGHTTFGALLELCTADAAIRVWSLQDRSCLAVLTAHYSAVTSLTFSADGHTMLSSGRDKICILWDLHSCKATRTVPVFESVEAAVLLPEEPVPTLGMKNSGLHFLTAGDQGTLRVWEASSGQCVYTQPQLPGPGQELTHCALARTAGLLLSVTADHNLLLYEAQSLQLQKQFAGYSEEVLDVRFLGPKDSHIVVASNSPCLKVFELQTSACQILHGHTDIVLALDVFRKGWLFASCAKDQSVRVWRMNKAGQVACVAQGSGHTHSVGTICCSRLKESFLVTGSQDCTVKLWPLPEALLSKSIAPDGSSILLQAQATQRCHDKDINSVAVAPNDKLLATGSQDRTAKLWALPQCQLLGVFSGHRRGLWCVQFSPMDQVLATASADGTIKLWALQDFSCLKTFEGHDASVLKVAFVSRGTQLLSSGSDGLVKLWTIKNNECVQTLDAHEDKVWGLHCSQLDDRALTGASDSCVILWKDVTEAQQAEEQAKREEHVVKQQELDNLLHEKRYLRALGLAISLDRPHTVLTVIQAIRRDPEACEKLEATMLRLRRDQKEALLRFCVTWNTNSRHCHEAQAVLGMLLQHEPPEELLSYQGVRAALEALLPYTERHFQRLSRTLQAATFLDFLWHNMKLSPLSATPTAL from the exons ATGGGGCTGTGCGTGTCTGGGATGTCGTACGGCACTATGGGACACACCACCTTCGGGGCTCTCCTGGAGTTGTGCA CCGCAGACGCTGCCATCCGCGTGTGGTCACTGCAGGACCGCTCGTGCCTGGCTGTGCTAACTGCCCACTACAGTGCTGTCACCTCACTGACCTTTAGTGCTGATGGCCATACCATGCTCAG CTCTGGACGTGACAAGATCTGCATTCTCTGGGACCTTCACAGCTGCAAGGCCACAAGGACTGTGCCAGTGTTTGAG AGTGTGGAGGCTGCTGTGCTGTTGCCTGAGGAGCCAGTTCCTACACTGGGTATGAAGAATTCAGGCCTGCATTTCCTGACTGCTGGTGACCAAG GCACACTGCGCGTGTGGGAGGCCTCTTCTGGGCAGTGTGTATACACCCAACCACAGCTGCCAGGCCCTGGGCAGGAACTGACCCACTGTGCCCTGGCCCGCACTGCTGGTCTACTCCTCAGTGTCACTGCCGACCACAACCTACTACTCTATGAGGCACAGTCCCTGCAGCTGCAGAAGCAG TTTGCTGGCTATAGCGAGGAGGTATTGGATGTCCGGTTCCTTGGGCCCAAGGACTCCCACATTGTTGTAGCTTCCAATAGCCCTTGCCTAAAAGTATTTGAGCTGCAGACATCAGCCTGCCAGATCCTCCATGGCCACACAG ACATTGTCCTGGCCCTGGATGTTTTCCGGAAGGGGTGGCTCTTTGCCAGCTGTGCCAAG GATCAAAGTGTCCGAGTCTGGAGGATGAACAAAGCTGGCCAGGTGGCCTGTGTGGCCCAGGGCTCTGGGCACACACACAGTGTGGGCACCATCTGCTGCTCCAG GCTGAAGGAATCCTTCCTAGTGACAGGCAGCCAGGACTGTACTGTGAAGTTATGGCCCCTCCCAGAAGCTCTGCTATCCAAGAGCATTGCCCCAGATGGTAGCTCCATCCTCCTGCAGGCCCAGGCCACCCAACGCTGCCATGACAAG GACATCAACAGCGTGGCTGTCGCCCCCAATGACAAGCTGCTGGCCACAGGCTCTCAGGACCGCACAGCCAAGCTGTGGGCTCTGCCACAGTGCCAGCTACTGGGTGTATTCTCTGGCCACCGGCGTGGCCTCTGGTGTGTCCAGTTCTCACCCATGGACCAGGTGCTAGCCACAGCCTCAGCTGATGGCACCATCAAGCTCTGGGCATTGCAGGATTTTAGCTGTCTCAAG ACATTTGAGGGGCATGATGCTTCAGTACTGAAGGTAGCCTTTGTGAGCCGAGGCACACAGCTGCTATCTAG TGGTTCTGACGGGCTTGTGAAGCTTTGGACTATCAAGAATAACGAGTGTGTGCAGACACTGGATGCCCATGAAGACAAGGTTTGGGGGTTGCACTGCAGCCAGCTGGATGACCGCGCCCTCACTGGGGCCAGCGACTCCTGTGTCATTCTGTGGAAG GATGTGACTGAGGCACAACAGGCGGAAGAGCAAGCCAAGCGGGAGGAACACGTGGTTAA GCAGCAAGAGCTGGACAACCTGCTCCATGAGAAGCGGTATCTGCGGGCTCTAGGCCTGGCCATCTCCCTGGATCGGCCCCATACTGTGCTAACTGTTATCCAGG CCATCCGCAGAGACCCTGAGGCCTGTGAGAAGTTGGAAGCCACCATGCTGAGATTGAGGCGAGACCAGAAAG AGGCCCTGCTGCGCTTCTGTGTCACCTGGAACACCAACTCCCGGCACTGCCATGAAGCCCAGGCTGTGTTGGGTATGCTACTGCAACACGAACCCCCTGAAGAGCTGCTGTCCTACCAGGGCGTACGTGCTGCACTGGAGGCCCTACTGCCCTACACTG AACGGCACTTTCAGAGGCTTAGCCGGACTCTGCAGGCAGCCACCTTCTTGGACTTCCTATGGCACAACATGAAGCTATCCCCTCTCTCTGCTACCCCCACAGCCCTCTGA
- the Rnf151 gene encoding LOW QUALITY PROTEIN: RING finger protein 151 (The sequence of the model RefSeq protein was modified relative to this genomic sequence to represent the inferred CDS: inserted 2 bases in 1 codon), which produces MSGGYDLNLFASPPDCNFLCSVCHGVLKRPVRLPCSHIFCKKCILRWLARQNTCPCCRKEVKRKKMVHVNKLRKTIGRLEVKCKNAEAGCLVTCPLAHRKGHQDSCPFELMACPNEGCSARVPRGDLAEHQQHCQQGGEQLCLLGCGATLGPAERARHNCYRELREAWSERQERSRTLLLSLLRRVRRVHRTTNLIRRQLAQLGNFLEEDDALLLGTVQEAETTPVGSTDAEVWGSXRASVPCKYKGK; this is translated from the exons ATG AGTGGCGGGTATGATCTCAACCTCTTTGCCAGCCCTCCCGACTGCAACTTCCTGTGCTCCGTCTGCCATGGGGTTCTCAAGAGGCCAGTAAGGTTGCCATGTAGCCACATCTTCTGCAAAAAGTGCATCCTCCGGTGGCTAGCCAG ACAAAACACCTGTCCATGCTGCAGGAAAGAGGTGAAAAGGAAAAAGATGGTCCATGTGAATAAACTCCGGAAAACCATTGGCCGCCTAGAAGTCAAG TGCAAGAACGCTGAGGCTGGCTGTTTGGTGACATGCCCCCTGGCCCATCGCAAGGGGCATCAGGACTCATGCCCCTTTGAGCTGATGGCCTGCCCCAACGAGGGTTGCTCTGCGCGAGTGCCACGTGGGGACCTGGCTGAGCACCAGCAGCACTGCCAGCAAGGTGGTGAGCAGCTTTGCCTCTTGGGCTGCGGGGCCACCCTGGGCCCAGCTGAACGTGCACGCCACAATTGCTACCGAGAACTACGCGAGGCCTGGAGCGAGCGCCAGGAGCGCAGCCGGACTCTGCTGCTAAGTCTGCTGCGGCGTGTGCGCCGGGTGCACCGCACCACCAACCTCATCCGCCGGCAACTGGCCCAGCTAGGCAACTTCCTGGAGGAGGATGATGCCCTGCTCCTGGGCACTGTGCAGGAGGCTGAGACCACCCCAGTGGGCAGTACTGACGCTGAGGTGTGGGGGTC CAGGGCCAGCGTGCCTTGTAAATACAAGGGCAAATAA